From the genome of Athalia rosae chromosome 3, iyAthRosa1.1, whole genome shotgun sequence:
TGGAGATATAAGTATTAATCAGCAGTCTTAAGAAATGACAGATCGTTGGACTAGTCAagattatattcatatacaacTGCTGCTGCATCTTCATTATCGATATTCACAGCTTCAGTCGCAGTTTCTGTTGGCGGTGCCACTGCTGGAACAAGAAGATTTGGCAATGACTTCTTACCCCGTCTAGAAGGGGACTTGATACTTTTATCGTCATCTGTTTGTACGGGACATTCAAAATGTACGCAGTGAAATACCTAGAAGATATTGCAAAATTACCATATTTCTTTCAGATGTATCACAAATCACAGCGAAAAAATTACATAGACTGGGCTTCCAAAACTTACTTCATTAGCTGTATTGTGCGTTCCGACAATGCGAATAAAAACGACTGGTCTTGGCGGTTGGATGCGGAATGTTTGCCACGATCTACAAGCCTCCTTTCTTTTGTCTGCAACGAGTTCCCAGTCCCGCGAATCACCTGAGATCTCAATGTAGTAAGAATACGAACGTTTATCGCAGTCCCAGAGCAGCAATCTAATGAAAAGATAAGTACATCGTCCGGTTGTTGgtttgttctttattttcttgaaaaagagataaataCCGCATAGAGTCGATCATGTATGGCTGTCCAAGTTGTACTAAAATAGCCCCAGAACCAAGTTGATGACACGTGTATCCACTGTCCCAATCATAATTTGACGTATCTCCGTTAAGTAGAGCATTACGAGACCTGAATGAAATTACCTAGTTTTATCGTCATTGCAAGTGAAAAGGAACTCCCAAACATGACCAGAACGAGAGCTAACCTGCTGACACCCTCCATTACGCTGGcacttttttccaaagtaGCAACATTTCCTGATGGCACCACAAAGCCTTTGCACAACTTGACTGGCTGGTGTGTGAAATAAGCTTCGAAGCTCACCACATGAAACACCTAATCAAGCGGATCATAAATTGAGGTTTTTGGACCCtcttattttcaaatcacgaATGCTGGAAAATATACCTTGTTTACAGTGTTGTTAGTACCAACTATACGAATGTACGAGACAACTCTGGCTTCAAAGTGTAAATACTGCCAGCTCCGACAAAAATATTCCGTGTGATCTATCACTCTGACCCAATCCTTTTGGTCCACTGATACCTGATGAGAGAAAATTAACGATGGTCAATTATCGCTAAAAGTTGCATTAAATTTATCATTCTTCCCACATAGCACGACTTACTTCAACATAATAAGAGTACGATCGAAGGTCTCGATCCCACAATAACATTTTTACGTGATTTATAATACACTGTGTGCCCAACTTGATTAAAATTCCATGTCCTTGAGCATCGGTTATAGCGTGACGAGTGTACCTATGgatgaatatattataacaagGAGTTGAAATAAACTCAGAATGAATTGTCTCCTTATTCCTGAAGAACATAATGCCTACCCTCTTTCCATAtcatatgtgtgtgtatcgCCATCGAGTAAAGAACTGCGCATTTCACCTTGCAAAACTTGGGCACCAAGTCTGGGATGGGCTACGTTTTCATCGAGCAACAGACGACCACGATAATTTAATTGCGAGTCTTTTGTTAATGTTCTCACTGTAATTGCATCCAGAATAGCCTCCGATGAGACCAAACCAGTAGGTCGAACTACATTCAATAAATCTCTTATATCAACCAATCCTAGCCTCACCTGGCCTAGAGACAAAAAAACCGAGTATGGCATTTATtgttagatgaaaaaaagaaatccaatGACTTTTGACAATATCGACAAAatagattatatttttaatcctTGCCTACAACGTCCTTGGCTTCTACTTCAGGATTTGCTTTCACCCAGGCATGCACTGCTAAGAATATATCCACTTCTGGTGCGTAAAATGAATCTCGAGCAATTAGTTCATTCAGCGCACTCGGACTCAATTGTAAAAAACTATCGTGCTGTATAACTTCGAGAGCATGTTCATCCATGTACTCGTGACAAACCTATCCAGAAATAACAGTAATTAATTAGGGATTCAAAAATCCCATGGGGAAAAAAGTAGCATTCATGGAAAACACACTTTAGTCAAGAATTCAAGCTGATACAGTCGAGCAGCATCAAATATAAGGCAAACATTTTTAATGTTGAGAATTTCTCTCAGATGATCAGAGACTGCTGTTTCCATATCT
Proteins encoded in this window:
- the LOC105685637 gene encoding BTB/POZ domain-containing protein 9 isoform X1 yields the protein MSSHHHLSPSSGEIEHIHSLSEDIGALYLSDDYSDVTLIVAGQRFNGHKVILAARSQYFRALLYGGLKESNQQEIELKGTNLPAFKELLKYVYTGHMSLANQREEVILDILGLAHQYGFLDMETAVSDHLREILNIKNVCLIFDAARLYQLEFLTKVCHEYMDEHALEVIQHDSFLQLSPSALNELIARDSFYAPEVDIFLAVHAWVKANPEVEAKDVVGQVRLGLVDIRDLLNVVRPTGLVSSEAILDAITVRTLTKDSQLNYRGRLLLDENVAHPRLGAQVLQGEMRSSLLDGDTHTYDMERGYTRHAITDAQGHGILIKLGTQCIINHVKMLLWDRDLRSYSYYVEVSVDQKDWVRVIDHTEYFCRSWQYLHFEARVVSYIRIVGTNNTVNKVFHVVSFEAYFTHQPVKLCKGFVVPSGNVATLEKSASVMEGVSRSRNALLNGDTSNYDWDSGYTCHQLGSGAILVQLGQPYMIDSMRLLLWDCDKRSYSYYIEISGDSRDWELVADKRKEACRSWQTFRIQPPRPVVFIRIVGTHNTANEVFHCVHFECPVQTDDDKSIKSPSRRGKKSLPNLLVPAVAPPTETATEAVNIDNEDAAAVVYEYNLD
- the LOC105685637 gene encoding BTB/POZ domain-containing protein 9 isoform X2 encodes the protein MSSHHHLSPSSGEIEHIHSLSEDIGALYLSDDYSDVTLIVAGQRFNGHKVILAARSQYFRALLYGGLKESNQQEIELKGTNLPAFKELLKYVYTGHMSLANQREEVILDILGLAHQYGFLDMETAVSDHLREILNIKNVCLIFDAARLYQLEFLTKVCHEYMDEHALEVIQHDSFLQLSPSALNELIARDSFYAPEVDIFLAVHAWVKANPEVEAKDVVGQVRLGLVDIRDLLNVVRPTGLVSSEAILDAITVRTLTKDSQLNYRGRLLLDENVAHPRLGAQVLQGEMRSSLLDGDTHTYDMERGYTRHAITDAQGHGILIKLGTQCIINHVKMLLWDRDLRSYSYYVEVSVDQKDWVRVIDHTEYFCRSWQYLHFEARVVSYIRIVGTNNTVNKVFHVVSFEAYFTHQPVKLCKGFVVPSGNVATLEKSASVMEGVSRSRNALLNGDTSNYDWDSGYTCHQLGSGAILVQLGQPYMIDSMRLLLWDCDKRSYSYYIEISGDSRDWELVADKRKEACRSWQTFRIQPPRPVVFIRIVGTHNTANEQWHRQQKLRLKL